One segment of Arcanobacterium phocae DNA contains the following:
- a CDS encoding carbohydrate ABC transporter permease, giving the protein MMRSLKKYFPIFVLPTLIAFSIAFFVPFILGFGLSFTDFTTLTDWEFNGIQNYIEVFDERSGFTSAFIFTTMVAAVSILTVNVIAFWVAWLLTRKLRGTNFFRTIFFMPNLIGGIVLGYTWQVLINSILAKYGTTIVTNWTYGYWGLIILLNWQLIGYMMIIYIAGLQNVPPELIESAELDGAGRWATLRHVTIPMVMPAITICLFLTLANTFKMYDQNLALTAGAPQSKTEMVALNIVNSMFYRVGEEGVAQAKAVIFVVVVVVLAMAQLRTTRRREVEA; this is encoded by the coding sequence ATGATGCGTTCACTTAAAAAGTATTTTCCAATATTTGTTCTTCCAACCTTAATCGCCTTTTCGATCGCTTTCTTTGTTCCCTTTATCCTTGGATTCGGCTTGTCGTTCACTGATTTCACGACGCTGACTGATTGGGAATTTAACGGAATACAGAACTATATAGAAGTTTTTGACGAGCGAAGTGGTTTCACGTCAGCCTTTATATTCACTACCATGGTTGCGGCGGTGTCTATCTTGACGGTCAATGTCATAGCCTTCTGGGTAGCATGGCTTCTGACACGTAAGCTACGCGGAACCAATTTTTTCCGAACAATATTTTTTATGCCTAATCTGATAGGCGGTATTGTTCTCGGATACACCTGGCAGGTACTAATTAACTCTATTCTGGCTAAATACGGTACAACAATTGTCACGAATTGGACGTACGGCTACTGGGGTCTCATCATTTTGCTCAACTGGCAGCTCATCGGATACATGATGATCATCTATATTGCTGGTTTACAAAATGTTCCGCCAGAACTCATCGAATCAGCAGAGCTTGATGGAGCAGGGCGTTGGGCTACGTTGCGTCATGTCACTATTCCTATGGTGATGCCTGCGATCACTATCTGCTTGTTCTTGACCCTAGCTAATACATTCAAAATGTATGACCAAAACTTGGCATTAACTGCAGGTGCTCCACAAAGCAAAACTGAAATGGTCGCGCTCAACATCGTTAATTCGATGTTCTACCGCGTCGGAGAAGAAGGCGTCGCTCAAGCTAAAGCAGTCATTTTTGTTGTAGTTGTTGTCGTACTTGCTATGGCACAACTCCGGACAACTCGTCGGCGGGAGGTAGAGGCATGA
- a CDS encoding carbohydrate ABC transporter permease: MRSSLLGKILIYAVLIFLTIVFIGPLLFIVINSFKAKFAISGDPFSIPTGADFVGLANYSTGLALSGTASAILWSFIITISSVAVIVFFSSMTAYYIVRVKAWWTTALYFIFVFSMVIPFQMVMFPTVKIADSLSLANPAGMVVLYLGFGAGLSVFMFVGFIKAIPMEIEEAASIDGCNPLQVYFKIVLPMLKPTSITVAILNAMWVWNDFLLPSLVLGPSSEYRTIPIVVQFLVGSNGNRDMGALMAMLVLAIVPIVIFYVFAQKYIIEGVAAGAVKG; the protein is encoded by the coding sequence ATGAGAAGCTCACTTTTGGGGAAAATCCTCATATATGCTGTATTGATTTTTTTGACGATTGTCTTCATCGGTCCATTGCTCTTCATCGTCATTAACTCGTTTAAGGCAAAGTTTGCCATTTCTGGAGATCCATTCTCCATTCCTACTGGAGCTGACTTTGTCGGCTTGGCCAACTATTCAACTGGTCTTGCATTGTCTGGCACAGCCTCGGCGATACTATGGTCCTTTATTATCACTATTTCGTCAGTAGCAGTAATCGTGTTCTTCTCCTCGATGACTGCTTACTACATTGTTCGAGTTAAAGCATGGTGGACCACCGCGCTGTATTTCATCTTTGTTTTTTCAATGGTGATTCCCTTTCAGATGGTCATGTTTCCGACGGTAAAAATTGCTGATTCGCTATCGTTAGCTAATCCGGCAGGAATGGTTGTCCTGTACTTAGGATTTGGTGCTGGGCTGAGTGTATTCATGTTCGTTGGCTTTATTAAAGCAATACCAATGGAGATAGAGGAGGCTGCATCGATTGATGGCTGTAACCCTCTGCAGGTCTACTTCAAGATTGTGCTTCCCATGTTAAAGCCGACCTCCATCACAGTTGCAATTCTCAATGCTATGTGGGTATGGAATGACTTCCTTTTACCTTCCTTAGTTCTAGGCCCGTCCAGTGAATACCGGACTATTCCGATTGTCGTTCAGTTCCTTGTTGGGTCTAATGGCAATCGAGATATGGGCGCATTGATGGCTATGCTTGTTCTGGCTATCGTCCCTATCGTTATATTCTATGTTTTCGCACAGAAATACATCATTGAGGGCGTCGCTGCTGGAGCTGTAAAAGGCTAA
- a CDS encoding cytochrome ubiquinol oxidase subunit I, which yields MDVLDLARWQFGITTVYHFILVPLTIGLSPLVAYLQTKWLRSGDTKWLKLSEFFGKILLINFALGVATGIVQEFQFGMTWSEYSRYVGDIFGAPLAFEALLAFFLESVFLGVWIFGRGRVSPKAHTVSIWLVALGTNISALFILAANSFMQNPVGAVVNPQSGRAELDGIGGFLEVVFSTTTLYAFAHTISASLMVAGALVTGVSIWWMVRNVKNKNEQEAIELWKPAARFGLKVLAIAGILAVTTGHFMGQHIYEAQPTKMIAAMGIAENEQNAPLALLMTGTELKADNIVTLPIPGLESFMVTNHFSGPESQLTGAKEIQEQFTQRFGSEFGTDVNYLPNPFIAFYSFRIMMSLGFASILLAIIGLWMLRGDRIIRSGGAAKLFLWTIPFPYLASIFGWILTEMGRQPWVVYPNMQLADQLAPSEMVKQLTNFGVSQSVVPAEVLISLTIFTLLYAALGVVWYVLIKRYVREGINTTKNIAQQFDHTNSETKLSFGY from the coding sequence GTGGATGTCCTCGACCTTGCGCGGTGGCAGTTCGGCATTACAACGGTATATCACTTCATACTGGTCCCGTTGACGATCGGCCTATCTCCACTAGTCGCATACTTACAAACTAAATGGCTTCGGTCAGGAGACACTAAATGGCTCAAGCTGTCCGAATTCTTTGGAAAAATACTTCTAATTAACTTCGCACTAGGTGTCGCTACTGGTATCGTTCAAGAGTTCCAGTTCGGAATGACGTGGTCTGAGTACTCTCGATATGTTGGCGATATCTTCGGTGCCCCACTAGCATTCGAAGCGCTCTTAGCGTTCTTTCTTGAGTCGGTATTCCTCGGAGTATGGATCTTTGGACGCGGACGAGTTTCCCCGAAGGCCCACACTGTCTCGATTTGGCTTGTTGCTTTGGGAACGAACATTTCTGCACTCTTCATCTTGGCAGCAAATTCGTTCATGCAGAATCCAGTTGGCGCAGTTGTCAATCCGCAGAGCGGTCGCGCTGAACTTGACGGCATCGGCGGATTCCTTGAAGTCGTCTTCTCAACTACTACTCTCTACGCGTTTGCTCACACCATCAGCGCATCTTTGATGGTTGCAGGTGCTTTGGTGACCGGCGTTTCCATCTGGTGGATGGTTCGTAACGTTAAGAACAAGAATGAGCAAGAAGCTATCGAACTGTGGAAGCCAGCTGCACGATTCGGCCTGAAAGTCCTTGCTATTGCAGGGATACTCGCAGTAACGACTGGCCACTTTATGGGACAGCACATTTACGAAGCGCAACCCACTAAGATGATCGCCGCTATGGGCATCGCTGAGAATGAGCAAAACGCACCATTAGCCTTGCTAATGACCGGCACTGAGCTTAAAGCAGATAACATCGTTACCCTCCCTATTCCGGGTCTCGAGTCCTTCATGGTCACTAACCACTTCTCCGGCCCAGAATCCCAATTGACTGGCGCAAAAGAAATCCAAGAGCAGTTCACCCAAAGATTTGGTAGCGAATTCGGCACCGACGTGAACTATCTTCCAAACCCATTTATTGCTTTTTATTCGTTCCGAATCATGATGTCACTTGGCTTCGCTTCTATCCTACTGGCTATTATTGGCCTGTGGATGTTGCGTGGCGATCGGATTATCCGTTCAGGTGGTGCAGCAAAGCTCTTCCTCTGGACGATTCCATTCCCATATCTTGCTTCTATCTTCGGATGGATCCTTACTGAAATGGGGCGTCAGCCATGGGTTGTTTATCCAAACATGCAGCTCGCAGATCAACTAGCACCAAGCGAAATGGTCAAGCAGCTCACTAACTTCGGCGTTTCTCAAAGTGTCGTACCAGCTGAGGTCCTTATCTCACTAACCATCTTCACTTTGCTCTATGCTGCTCTTGGTGTTGTTTGGTACGTATTGATCAAGCGCTACGTTCGTGAAGGTATCAATACAACTAAGAACATCGCACAACAATTCGACCACACTAATTCGGAAACCAAGCTCAGCTTCGGCTACTGA
- a CDS encoding ABC transporter substrate-binding protein → MQTKKLFALVTVGALLVTSLASCSSSSDDADAKGSVYFLNWKPEAEQTYQKIAKEYEKETGVKVKVATSASGGYEQTLKTEITKSDAPTLFQVNGPVGLKTWSKYAEDISDAPFTKMLKDENLALKGDDGKTYGVPLAIEGYGIIYNQEIMDKYFALSDSKAMNMDEIKNFAVLKDVVEDMQARRGELGIDGVFASTSLAQGEDWRWQTHLSNIPMFYEYQKDKTTDTDAAKFTFNKEFKNIFDLYLNNSTVNKELTPTKTVTDSMAEFAEGKAAMVQNGNWAWSQIKDVAGNTVKEENIKFLPIYTGHEGEDKQGLAVGTEAFMAINAKASEADKKATIDFVNWLFTSQTGKKFVVEDLGFNAPFTSFTETEVPNDPLAKQIAQYTANEDLYAVPWVFTTYPSQKFKDDFGQALAQYATGNQSWDDVVKTFTEGWKAEKK, encoded by the coding sequence ATGCAAACGAAGAAGTTATTTGCATTAGTTACAGTTGGAGCTTTGCTTGTTACGAGTTTGGCAAGTTGTTCATCAAGCAGTGATGACGCGGATGCAAAGGGCTCTGTGTACTTCTTAAATTGGAAGCCGGAAGCGGAGCAGACATACCAAAAGATTGCCAAAGAGTATGAGAAGGAAACCGGTGTGAAGGTCAAGGTTGCAACCTCGGCTTCTGGCGGTTACGAGCAGACCTTAAAGACTGAGATTACCAAGTCTGATGCGCCAACGCTGTTCCAAGTTAATGGTCCAGTTGGCCTTAAGACGTGGTCGAAATACGCCGAGGATATTTCGGATGCTCCATTCACTAAGATGCTCAAGGACGAAAACCTTGCACTCAAAGGCGATGACGGCAAGACGTATGGAGTTCCGCTAGCCATCGAAGGTTACGGCATCATCTACAACCAGGAAATCATGGATAAGTATTTCGCATTGAGTGATTCGAAAGCCATGAACATGGATGAAATTAAGAATTTTGCTGTTCTTAAGGACGTCGTAGAAGACATGCAAGCGCGCCGCGGTGAACTAGGTATTGATGGTGTCTTCGCATCTACGTCTCTTGCACAGGGCGAAGATTGGCGCTGGCAAACGCATTTGTCAAACATCCCGATGTTCTACGAGTACCAGAAAGATAAGACAACCGATACCGACGCTGCTAAATTCACTTTCAACAAGGAATTTAAGAACATCTTCGACCTATACCTTAACAACTCAACTGTGAACAAGGAACTAACTCCTACTAAGACTGTCACAGACTCCATGGCTGAGTTCGCTGAGGGTAAAGCTGCCATGGTTCAAAACGGCAACTGGGCTTGGAGCCAGATCAAGGACGTAGCAGGCAACACGGTAAAGGAAGAAAATATTAAGTTCCTGCCTATCTACACCGGTCATGAAGGTGAAGACAAGCAAGGACTTGCTGTTGGTACTGAGGCATTTATGGCAATTAATGCGAAGGCATCTGAGGCAGACAAGAAAGCAACAATTGATTTCGTTAACTGGCTGTTCACATCGCAGACCGGAAAGAAATTCGTTGTTGAAGATCTCGGATTCAATGCTCCATTCACATCATTTACCGAGACTGAAGTTCCAAATGATCCGCTAGCGAAGCAGATCGCACAGTACACCGCTAATGAAGATCTGTACGCAGTGCCATGGGTATTCACCACTTACCCATCGCAGAAGTTCAAGGATGATTTCGGTCAGGCATTGGCTCAATACGCAACAGGTAATCAAAGCTGGGATGACGTAGTTAAGACCTTTACTGAGGGCTGGAAGGCAGAGAAGAAGTAA
- the cydB gene encoding cytochrome d ubiquinol oxidase subunit II, producing the protein MDLSFLQILWFILIIVLWIGYVTLEGFGFGTGMLLRILPRNEKERRLQLNTIGPHWDGNEVFLLTAGGATFAAFPEWYATMFSGMYIALVLVLVLLILRISAIEWRGKINSDAWRTAWDYIHFGSAWLVALVWGVAFGNLVQGMAIQVGTYGVAGDPSTFVPADPTQIDAALAQGNQHFLTGGFFSLFTPFTIAAGLVVVSLFLTHGALWLALKTSGDFSNRAKALAKKTSLVSTGLTAVWALWAFFAYSTTGYAIIPLALAAIGLLASTFFTLKGQEKAGFFANMAGVACAVVFIFTTTVPFALKSYIDDAYGLTLVQASATSATHTVMTIAAAIFVPIVAVYTIWSYISFSRRLSVDSISDEPAGLHPTKIREFDSAM; encoded by the coding sequence ATGGATCTTTCATTCCTACAAATTCTGTGGTTCATCCTCATCATCGTCTTGTGGATCGGCTACGTTACTCTCGAAGGCTTCGGCTTCGGAACTGGTATGTTACTTCGGATCTTGCCACGCAACGAAAAGGAACGACGTCTTCAGCTCAATACTATTGGCCCACACTGGGACGGTAACGAGGTATTCCTGCTCACTGCAGGCGGAGCTACCTTTGCGGCGTTCCCGGAATGGTATGCAACCATGTTCTCCGGTATGTACATTGCCCTCGTTTTGGTCTTGGTACTTCTTATCCTGCGTATTTCAGCTATTGAATGGCGCGGAAAGATCAACTCTGACGCATGGCGCACCGCATGGGATTACATCCACTTTGGCTCAGCATGGCTAGTCGCACTTGTCTGGGGAGTCGCTTTCGGTAACCTAGTCCAAGGTATGGCAATTCAGGTTGGTACCTATGGAGTTGCTGGTGACCCCTCCACTTTCGTACCAGCAGATCCAACCCAAATTGATGCTGCCCTAGCTCAAGGCAACCAGCACTTCTTGACTGGTGGCTTCTTCTCGCTATTCACACCATTTACAATTGCAGCTGGCCTCGTGGTCGTCTCATTGTTCTTGACGCATGGTGCACTCTGGTTAGCACTCAAGACTTCAGGTGATTTCTCTAATCGTGCGAAGGCGTTGGCAAAGAAGACCTCGCTTGTTTCTACCGGTCTTACCGCAGTGTGGGCATTGTGGGCGTTCTTTGCGTACTCTACTACCGGATACGCAATTATCCCACTAGCACTCGCTGCTATCGGTTTGTTGGCTTCCACATTCTTTACTCTTAAGGGTCAAGAAAAAGCTGGATTCTTTGCCAACATGGCTGGAGTCGCATGTGCGGTTGTATTTATCTTTACGACGACTGTTCCATTCGCACTCAAATCTTATATTGACGATGCTTATGGATTGACACTGGTTCAGGCTTCTGCCACATCAGCTACCCACACAGTTATGACTATCGCAGCAGCCATTTTCGTTCCGATTGTTGCCGTCTATACCATCTGGTCATATATTTCGTTCTCACGCCGGCTGAGCGTCGATTCGATTTCAGATGAGCCAGCAGGTCTACACCCAACGAAGATTCGTGAATTTGATTCTGCGATGTAA
- the cydD gene encoding thiol reductant ABC exporter subunit CydD: MKPFDPRLMRYAQATRSYLVLLVALGLGMTLLIGAQTYLIAAIISPLFYHQADLPELSKLVILLATVFIARAIVVYVQGAIGHRSAVRVISQLRLRVLRHAGDLGDRWLARGNTNEVVTLTTRGLDDLEDYFVHFLPELFLTATATPLLLVVVAYVDFLSALMIVLCLPLIPLFMILIGKMTASYSAKRLRSMERLGSQLLDLLGGLATLKGVGREQGPTKRVDDLGLSFAQRTMNTLYVAFLSGAALEFITTLTTALVAVSVGLRMVTGNVLLFEGLLVIMLTPEVLRPLREVGTQFHASANGVAAAERAFKILENEPYTHSGRQPVPPMSTTPIRFDDVSVLAPKRATVAPSSLTATIEPGTVTVIRGASGSGKTTTINVLLGLIPPSSGRVLLGDIPLSDIDRQQWWSHITWVPQRPALVPGTIADNLGADPQLPAVQYAASMTGFLDVVNALPAGWNTHIGQGGTGLSVGQRQRLALTKALISASQIVILDEPSAHLDAISEENVSAVIHELRGRGHTVIVIAHRAAMSELADNLIDVTSRSQITREAL, from the coding sequence GTGAAACCTTTTGATCCCCGCCTTATGCGCTACGCCCAGGCAACTCGTAGCTATCTTGTGCTACTCGTAGCCCTCGGTCTTGGTATGACCCTTCTCATTGGTGCTCAAACATACCTGATTGCAGCTATCATCTCGCCACTTTTTTACCATCAGGCAGACCTTCCTGAATTATCCAAGCTAGTGATACTTCTTGCCACGGTTTTTATAGCCCGAGCAATCGTTGTTTACGTCCAGGGAGCTATCGGTCATCGTTCCGCAGTACGTGTTATTAGCCAGCTGCGGTTACGAGTTTTACGCCACGCAGGAGATCTTGGTGACCGTTGGCTTGCCCGAGGAAATACTAACGAAGTCGTCACGCTGACAACACGCGGTTTAGACGACTTAGAAGATTATTTTGTACATTTCCTCCCAGAACTTTTTCTAACCGCCACTGCCACCCCGCTACTACTCGTCGTCGTTGCTTACGTGGATTTCCTCAGCGCACTGATGATCGTGCTATGCCTGCCTCTCATTCCGCTATTCATGATCCTCATCGGCAAGATGACAGCATCGTACTCGGCTAAACGACTCCGATCGATGGAACGCCTAGGCAGTCAGCTTCTCGATCTACTGGGTGGCTTAGCTACCTTAAAAGGCGTGGGCCGGGAACAAGGTCCTACTAAGCGAGTCGACGATCTCGGGTTATCTTTTGCCCAGCGCACAATGAATACCTTGTATGTTGCATTTTTATCCGGAGCCGCACTCGAATTCATCACAACACTTACGACTGCGCTTGTTGCCGTCTCGGTTGGATTACGCATGGTCACTGGGAATGTGTTGTTGTTCGAAGGCCTCCTCGTCATTATGCTCACTCCAGAAGTCCTGCGTCCGTTACGCGAAGTTGGCACTCAATTCCACGCCTCTGCTAACGGCGTAGCAGCAGCGGAACGAGCTTTTAAAATCCTTGAAAATGAACCTTATACTCACTCTGGGCGACAGCCAGTACCGCCTATGTCCACTACTCCGATTCGTTTCGACGACGTTTCCGTCCTTGCTCCTAAACGCGCAACCGTTGCGCCGTCGTCGTTAACGGCTACTATCGAGCCGGGGACAGTCACCGTTATTCGAGGAGCGTCCGGATCTGGAAAGACGACGACGATCAACGTTCTCCTTGGCCTTATTCCTCCCTCATCTGGCCGCGTCCTCTTAGGTGATATTCCGCTGTCTGATATTGATCGGCAACAATGGTGGTCACACATTACCTGGGTTCCACAACGGCCAGCCTTAGTCCCTGGGACAATCGCCGATAACTTGGGAGCAGACCCCCAGCTACCAGCAGTGCAATATGCGGCAAGCATGACCGGATTTCTCGACGTCGTCAACGCTCTTCCCGCAGGCTGGAACACTCATATCGGCCAAGGCGGGACCGGTTTATCCGTCGGACAACGCCAACGACTAGCACTAACCAAGGCTCTGATATCAGCATCCCAGATAGTTATTCTCGATGAGCCGTCGGCTCATTTGGATGCTATCTCGGAAGAGAATGTTTCTGCTGTTATTCACGAGCTTCGCGGGCGTGGTCATACCGTCATTGTTATTGCTCATCGTGCTGCTATGAGCGAGTTAGCAGACAATCTGATCGACGTCACCTCACGTAGCCAGATCACTCGGGAGGCATTGTGA
- the cydC gene encoding thiol reductant ABC exporter subunit CydC, producing the protein MIHPFPRHERQALKRAIALLDVDKKRFTWSVLAGSGAIGSSVGLGATAAWMIARAAQLPPVLDLSVASVGVRAFGIGKAIFRYLERIASHWVALHGMAKLRTHIYRQLANSSTDVVTSLNRGDLLTRTNADVDEVGLVVVQSLLPVAVAGLISLLTLGILGFLSPLIALIVAIALFFSGFVGPLCAMIGAKIAEQANIDTRAKLNEQALFLLENASTLRVSGMLNATAASQQSIEETMWRNRDSAARFTAFASVIDMLALAVAILGALLVGGTQISNGTLSEVNAVVCVLTPLSAFETTARLPRAFIQLTRSGAAAERIMTIIDQADESPAATLTPELSAQAPLIATDLVAGWPGGPDVTTPISLSISPGKKLAIVGPSGIGKSTLLSSLAGLIAPHSGSVTLDSYAVSDIARTSLSQHISFTAEDAHIFDTSIVENLRVSRADVSSDEALKLLKRAGLSSWLQDLPDGVDTELGANATTISGGERRRLLLARALASPASILLLDEPGEHLDPATADALIRDILSTADDEKTIVLVTHRLSPLDAADHIIMLDDDGAGRATIVDEGTHAELLDRNPRYAWSVSQEG; encoded by the coding sequence GTGATTCATCCTTTTCCACGCCATGAACGTCAAGCTCTCAAACGTGCAATAGCGCTACTTGACGTTGACAAGAAACGCTTCACCTGGTCCGTTTTAGCAGGCTCTGGCGCGATCGGCTCATCCGTTGGTTTGGGTGCTACCGCCGCCTGGATGATTGCCCGCGCCGCACAGCTACCCCCGGTTTTAGATTTGAGCGTCGCTTCGGTAGGTGTGCGCGCATTCGGAATCGGCAAAGCGATTTTCCGCTATTTGGAACGTATCGCCTCCCACTGGGTAGCTTTGCATGGCATGGCGAAACTACGTACCCATATTTACCGTCAACTCGCTAACTCCTCCACTGATGTTGTCACCTCGCTCAACCGCGGCGATCTACTCACCCGAACCAATGCTGACGTCGATGAAGTGGGCTTAGTCGTTGTGCAATCGTTGCTCCCTGTTGCAGTTGCTGGCCTCATCTCACTATTAACGCTGGGGATTCTGGGTTTCCTCTCCCCCCTGATCGCATTGATCGTTGCGATCGCACTATTTTTCAGCGGCTTCGTTGGTCCACTGTGTGCAATGATAGGCGCCAAAATAGCTGAACAAGCTAATATTGACACTCGTGCTAAGCTCAACGAACAAGCTCTTTTCTTGCTGGAAAACGCTTCGACATTGCGCGTATCTGGCATGCTCAACGCTACTGCGGCTAGTCAGCAAAGCATCGAAGAAACCATGTGGCGCAACCGCGATTCGGCGGCTCGCTTTACAGCCTTTGCCTCTGTCATAGATATGCTGGCTTTGGCAGTGGCGATTCTTGGCGCATTGCTCGTTGGCGGAACACAAATCAGCAATGGTACCTTGAGCGAGGTGAATGCCGTGGTTTGTGTTCTCACTCCGCTCTCCGCTTTTGAGACAACTGCACGACTGCCGCGTGCGTTCATTCAACTTACGCGATCGGGTGCAGCAGCTGAACGAATCATGACGATCATTGATCAAGCTGATGAGTCTCCAGCAGCAACGCTCACGCCAGAGTTATCTGCACAAGCACCGCTAATCGCGACTGACTTGGTTGCTGGCTGGCCTGGCGGACCAGATGTAACCACACCGATATCGCTGAGCATTTCTCCTGGAAAAAAGCTGGCAATCGTTGGGCCATCCGGTATTGGCAAATCAACTTTGTTGTCTTCGCTGGCAGGCCTTATTGCCCCGCATAGCGGAAGTGTCACCTTAGATTCCTACGCAGTGTCCGATATTGCGCGCACGAGTTTATCTCAGCACATTAGCTTTACAGCCGAAGACGCCCACATTTTTGATACAAGTATTGTGGAAAATCTACGTGTGTCTCGAGCTGATGTTTCCTCAGATGAGGCGCTGAAGCTCCTGAAACGTGCGGGTCTAAGTTCATGGCTACAGGACCTACCTGATGGAGTAGATACTGAGCTCGGTGCTAACGCGACAACCATTTCTGGCGGTGAACGCCGGCGTCTGTTATTGGCGCGTGCGTTAGCTTCACCGGCATCAATTCTGTTGCTCGACGAGCCTGGAGAACACCTAGATCCGGCCACAGCAGACGCATTAATTCGAGATATCCTTTCCACGGCAGATGACGAAAAGACTATCGTTTTGGTCACCCATCGCCTGTCCCCCTTGGACGCTGCCGACCACATAATCATGTTGGACGACGACGGTGCTGGGCGGGCAACCATCGTTGATGAGGGAACACACGCCGAATTACTTGATCGAAACCCGCGATATGCGTGGTCAGTTAGCCAAGAAGGGTAA
- a CDS encoding DUF624 domain-containing protein yields MNPNSAIYRVLDALANLIIINLLIIICSLPLITVGFALRAGYQGIADISNDSDARIVRTFIARLRRRWDATTTWGIILVIAIVLSVFEWFVLGQGVVLQSDQLSVAVLFIMKAGILCGVLILCSLTLSIYSLPLPANEKIGLIDMLTQALIKIAHCPARSIVAVAIAWAPVLLLFAVPTQWGAVVGYYLLVGFALPGYVFVLPVSQE; encoded by the coding sequence GTGAACCCTAATTCTGCTATCTACCGTGTACTGGATGCGCTGGCAAATTTGATTATCATTAATCTTTTGATCATTATCTGCAGTTTGCCTTTAATCACCGTTGGGTTTGCGTTACGTGCAGGTTATCAGGGCATAGCTGACATCAGTAATGACAGTGATGCTCGGATCGTACGTACTTTTATTGCTCGGCTCCGTCGTCGTTGGGATGCTACGACGACCTGGGGCATCATTTTGGTGATTGCCATCGTTCTATCCGTGTTCGAATGGTTCGTACTAGGGCAAGGCGTTGTATTGCAATCTGATCAGCTTTCGGTAGCTGTATTATTCATAATGAAAGCAGGGATTTTATGCGGGGTTCTTATTTTATGTTCGTTAACGTTGAGTATATATTCGCTCCCATTGCCAGCTAATGAAAAAATTGGGCTAATCGATATGCTGACGCAGGCTTTGATTAAGATTGCTCACTGCCCAGCTAGGAGTATCGTTGCTGTTGCGATTGCATGGGCACCTGTGCTTTTACTTTTTGCTGTGCCAACACAGTGGGGCGCAGTCGTCGGCTATTACCTATTAGTAGGCTTCGCTCTGCCGGGCTATGTTTTTGTGTTACCAGTGTCTCAGGAGTAA